The Coffea arabica cultivar ET-39 chromosome 6e, Coffea Arabica ET-39 HiFi, whole genome shotgun sequence genome contains the following window.
ATGCTGTCAAGGTTCCAGTGTAGAGTTGGATGGACGTCCTAATAAAGGCAGTCCACAACACAATCTGGACAGCTGTGTTCAAATTGGGGAAGTGTTATTGCTTTCCAGCTGAATGTTTGAATGCCTGCCTTTCACATGGTTGCGTGTTGTATTTGCTGATGGAGTTTTGTCTGTTTATCTGGCTTGTAGGGATGGGCAGACCTATTCGACGTGGCTTGGGGGGCATATCACTGATTAAGTGGTCTCCTTCTGGAGATTACTTTATCGCTGCAAAATTGTACTGTCACTTACCACTCTTACAAAATATTTTCTCATGTCATAATCTTTATATACACATCCTAGCCCTTGAAACAAAAAGCAGatgaaataaaaagttgaaatctTGCTGGAGATATGTTCTCACCCTGATAGAGCAATTGCCCCTTCTTGCAGTGATGGAACATTTCATATCTGGGAGACTAACACTTGGACATCAGAACCATGGTCCTCAACGAATGGTTTTGTAACGGTTAGACAATCATGCTTCTAAGTACTCATGTCAACTTTGCCTTCTGCTACATCCTACTTCAGtgaactcctttttttttttctttttttttttggggttgggGGGTGGATTAAGAATATTTACTACCATGGTTTACTATTTTGACATCTTCACTGTTTGCCAAGCTCTCTTTCTTCCACTCCTTTTTGCCCATCTAATTCTTTTGTTACTATTAGATTATTTCCTTGTTGCATTACCATCAGAAGAAATAAAAGCAGTTCCACTTTCTCACTTTCTTATCATATGTTACTTTGACTGTATCTTAATCAAAATGTCATTATGATCTCCAAGATTTGCACTCATGTATTTTCTTAAAGCTTATTATACTTTTTGccttttgaatttcaatttttaagtCTTGCCGTCTCTAATGATTCTAGTTCTGAACTTACTGGGGTTAAAGAGTGGATATAAATATGTGGTCTCCAGAGGCGCAgataaaatgtttcaattgatGTACGccatttcttggaaattgcttatTTTGTGGTGCCAGATCCATGATGGATTGGGGTTATTGCTGTTACTTTTTGTCAACTGATATATGTGATGATATATGGAGTTTGTGTTGATGATCTTCTTATATTGTATTCATCATCATTCACTGGATTCTTTGTTTTCATTTTGAGGCCATCATTTGGACGTGTAATCTTCAAATTATTCTGCTTAGTAGCTATATTTTGATTGACAGGGAGCAACATGGGATCCTGATGGACGAATGATACTCATCGCTTTCTCTGAGTCTACAACATTAGGGTCTCTTCACTTTGCATCAAAGCCTCCATCCCTTGGTGTGTGATATTCACCTAGTTCCTGGGTCTACATAGTTGTAATTGTTAGTTTGCTTTCTAATTTCATAGGTGTTTTGATGTTGTTTTGTATACAATAAAGTAGGGAAAAAGCATTTGTCTCAAGGTTTCATTTTCTGCTCTTTATTTAATGGTTGGAAGCATAATAGTTATTGCTCAAGAAAAGGAGGACACAGCAGTTGGAAGATGTCAATGACTTAAATTCATGGTGATCTCACAAGATGCATTATGATGCTGATTTTTTTAAGCTTTAACTGACAAGTCAAGATGAGTGCATTACCCCTTTTAGGGGCTGGGTGGTCATATTTTGCTTATTTCCTTAGCTTCTTAACAGGCTTGTAACATCTCCTTTGGCTTCATAAGATACCTCTTTGCTGCAGTGTTACTCACCTCATAGTCATCTTGTTCTATGGTACTTTATGCATGAGGGATTTTTTGTCTCTGTTTTGCTGCTGAAAAGTTGTTTTTTTGTGAACTTCCATAGGCAGTGTCTGAACTTATGGGCACCCTAATAGCTGTTTGCAGACTTTGACTTTCAACAGTATTGTTTTCCAGATGCACACCTTGTACCTGTAGAGTTGCCAGAGATTCAGTCCTTGACCAGAAGGTTCAGATGATAATGCCTTGCTTCATGAAACCTTATAATTGTTgaataatgcttatatatttCTGATCTTGTTAATGGATGTtgatttccttttatttgagaTGATTTATGCTTGTAATTCCTTTCATCACTGGGATATGGATTGGCTCTCTTTGACCAGTCTTTGTATATTTCTCTTTGCTAATCTATTCCAAGTTATATCTGGTTAATACTTGGATGGTTCTCTGTAACTATGGGTAATTTTGACTAGAGAGTATGGTTTGAGGAGTCTGGAGTATTTTTTAAGGAATTCCATCGAAAAGTAGATTGTGAAATTGTGAACTGGTGAAATGGTTAATGGATTTGATTTCAATGTAATATACCCATCATGATCTTACTTGGGAAGGAAGGAACACACTCCAATAAAGTTTACTGTTACAAGAATAAGGCATAGGGACACTTTTATTTGAGTAGCTGACTGATCCAAAAAAGGAAGTCTCTGTATTAATATCTTTAATATGCTGAAAGATTCTTAAGATGCATGTTGAGGTGGAATTCAGTTTTATTTCCTAGGTTACAGTAGTGGTGCTATTTCCCCTGCCCGGTAACTGGGACTACCTATATTTGTCTACATGTTGAAGGAGGGATAGTTGATCAAACTCATTGCAGTTTGGCATGTTGAGGTGACTGGTTAATCAGTTAATGAAAGACATTCCTTGAATCCTGTGAACCTGGTGGAACTTTCTTCTGTGTTTCTCCGTTTTGCTTAGATATTCTGGATCATATGTCAGCCTTATGCCACCAGGATGAGTCAAGGTCAGTGGTTTGATGCTATTGCAGTAACTTCATTTGGTCATAGGCTGCCCTGTAGTGCCGTGGAGGATGCTTCCCTCAAGGTCAGCTGATATGGCTTGTGATTTGATCCTTTAGATGATAGTGCTGGGTGAGCTCCTCAAATCATGTGAGACCACCCTATATGTGGCACTGTGAAATTTAGCAGGAGGCTTGTCCAATTTTGAAGGCTATATCTTGGGAGTATTAGTTGGAACTGAATGCAATTTAGCTCATCTGGCATCTTTAGGCATGTCGGCCTCCACGCCCAAGTGGCCTGAGATGCAAGTATGACATAGGCAGGCATTATTTAGGTTATGTAGGTTCAACTCAAGGTCTGCTACTTGCTAATCATATGAACAGAGATCATGGATCCACTCTTAATCTCTTTAGAGCCCTGCTGCTGCCATCAAGACCTCTTAACTGCTTTGTCTTCTCCCTCAATTGCCTCTCAccatcctctctctctctctctctcctatAGCACATTGATTATTGAACTCCTAAGAAATGTAATgatacttgtttttctttttgtgtaaaATTTCATGCATGGGGGCATTTGTTTTTAGAATCAGTCCTTAATTTCCTTACCTTCTGTGCAGTAAAGGAATTGAGAAGATAGCATGGGATGGTTCAGGAGAACGATTGGCTTTGTCATACAAAGATGGGGATGATCTGTACAAAGGTCTTGTGGCAATATATGATGTTAGGAGAACCCCCCTGATTTCAGCATCACTAATGTAGGTCGAATATTGTGTTCTCTTATCTTAGCTTCTTAGACCTTTTCAGTGTTTTCTTATGCTATTTTGTTTGTGGATACCAATCATTTCTGATTCTTGTTCATGTGTTTGGTTCCATAAATCCAGTGGATTTATTAGAGGCCCTGGCGTTAATCCCAAGCCAATTGCACTGTCATTTCATGACAAGTTCAAACAAGGGCCCTTGCTATCTGTGGTAAGTCCTATGGCACTGTTCATTTGCTACTGAACTGTGCCCGTCCTCTGGCCTTTTTTATTAGCATTTTGAGATGATTGCAAAGTTCATGGATTCAGGCAGCAAAATGTACAAGAACTCTGAATGCGCATCATATAACATGGACATCCCTTGTGGATTGAATTCTCTTAAAGCACAACTCTTTACGCTTTAAAGACTAACTTAAGTTCTTGTCTCAGACATGGAGCAGTGGAATGTGCTGCACCTACCCACTCATATTCCGCACGCACGTTTTACCTTAAACcaaggtattttttttttgttttttttttgtttttacctGGAAAAATCTGCTGTATCTGTACCATATGAttccattttcttgaaatagTAGTACCTTAAATCTGTACTTGTCAACAATAGGTCTGGGCGACTCTGGTCGCCACGGTCGAAGTACCTATCATTGTGTCATTAGACAGCTGCAGTTGTCATAAAGTTGCTGGTGAAGCATTGAGTTCATCTTCGTAGTCTCTCTTGGAGGTCGAAAAATGAAGTAGGCCGTTTATGATGTTGCTTTCAGCCAAGGAAAACACTACTGTCATCAATTTTTATCACTAGTAGGAACAAAGTGAATAGAGATGTTGAAAGTGATGGAAGCTAAAGTGGGCGGGGAGGTTATGTGCTGTCAACCTCATCTCTCTTTTGAAACCTTATTTGTGCATCTTCAAGTTAATTATGCTTCAAGTGATTGTCAATGTTCTCGAGTCTGTAGATTTTTCTGTTcattttttagtcattttattgTCATTAGCTATGAACATGAAACTGTAGTATTTATACATTTCGAAAATGCACCTGGAAAAGTGGAAGAGCGCACCTGTCATTCTGGCAGTGGTTTTTGGAAGAGCTGATAGCTATTGCAATTTTATTAAGTTCATTTTTCGCTACAAAACCAATGCAgtttttggtggaaactggaAGGGTATCATTTCTTCTGGGAAGAGAGATGGGGCTGGCCAGTGGCCAGGTATCAAGGAGAGAATTTTGGACAAAGTTTGGTCAGTTAAGAATGTAAAGAAGAATGGGAAATCAATCGACTTCCCTATAATTGAAATCCAAATTAAAGCATGAACATCTATTCTACTTCTTGGCTGGCTGAATCTGTAAAGGCTTTGCAACAAGGTATCGAAATTAAGGCTTCTTCTGCTTATCATCAGAGCGATACTGTCAGAGCTGAGATAGATTAGGCTCAATTCTGGCATGAATCTGGAGCTGGAATATGAAGTTCAGATGTTCATTTTCGGAAAGTCCATCTATATATACACCTGGTTAAAAGCAGGGATGAATTATTAAACCTCGTGGGGTACATGTTTTGCAGTAATACAATACAACGGACTAGTTACTCGAAGGAAAGAATCCTATAGGCAAACTCTCTGCATGGggttgttttagtttgttttcaaGGCAAATGTCTTTTAtgataaaatcaagaagaaTGCTTTAGACTGAAATCATCTTATTAATGCCTGAGCTGAGAGGATTATCTGTCCCTCCTGCTATTGATTGGCTACCATGCAAAAGAATGCAATGAGATTAGGATTTAGGCCAAGGAAAGGGGGAGAGGACCGTTCCTGCCAGTTAATGGCCAAGATTTGACCAACAAAATTTGTAAGGTCCAGATTTTAACATGTGTGGGGCCAACAAAATATTGTACTAGTATTACTCGCTGTTGTTCTAGTGTTACATCGTGTACAAATGATGTTACACCGTGTGCAAAATGCACACAAGCTTTCGGAACGATTGCACTGACAACCGTTCCAGCCCCGGGTCCAAGGCAAGGAGCAGTTGTTAGTTCAAATACTCACCATTGtaattattttttctctttcagaCACGTTAATGATACATTTACCGTTTTGGTTAGCTATTTAGGAAAAAGGGACacttcttttcccttttatttttaaccCATCCCTCTTCCTAAAATtgtaatcgagtcgagctcgagtatcgTGGTATTCAAGCTTGACTCAACACTAGGAAGACAttactcgaactcgaactcgacctCGAGCGAGTAGCAGAAAAAGAGCTTGAGCTCGAATAATTGTTCGAATACTTGAAATCGACTCGATTATGCTCGatttttcttatttacttttacacaATTTACAAAGATGATTAAATTTCAATAGCAATGTTTAAAGTAACATTTgcaaagtttgaaaaaatatatatactaaaTTACAATTCATGCGGGGTTCCTAGTGACACGGGCTGCACCTAAGTTGCGTGCGGTCGTGCCTTTCCGCACGGGCATCCACGCGTGCCCGTGCCTAGTCGCACGCGATCGTGCCTAGTCGCGCGCACGACAGTGCCTGTGCATGAACCCGCGCGTGCGACTGTGCCCATCCGCACGACCGCCCGTGCACGACCGTGCTTAGTCGCGCGCAACTGTGCCTAGTTGGCTAGGGTTATTCCACAAGATGCTAGAATTGTGGAGAAGATTCTAGAACCATGTGTAATACTCATGAACCTTATGGATAAGCATGCACCTTGAGAATAAGGATGAACCTTGAGAATAAACATGACCTTGTGGATAAGGGTTGACCTTGTGGATAAGTTTTGACCATGTAGATAAACATTGACCTTGTAGATAAGTTTTAGACTTGTATAGAGAATTTTAGGACCATGAAGTATTTTGGCTTGCCTATAAATAGGCCAAGCCCTTTGTATTGGAAATGGTTGGCAACCTTGTGTAAAAAAGATTTGTGTGTCATATAAACTTTCCTTTGCCACAAACACATATCTTTGTCTATCACTTTTGCGCTTCCGCATAATAACCGCGCATTGAGTGTTAAGGCTGAACTAGCCAAGCGTTCCTAGCTTGAGACTTAAACGTACGCTAGTGCTGCACGGGATGTTGGCTTGTAGGAAAAACAAGCAGCCTGTGACACTAGGAACCGAAGGGACTCATGTGCAAATCTCACTAATTGGCCGTAAGCCCttgttttttgggtttttgggaATTTTAGGACCCAGACCAGACACAAAGACTGAATTGGGGCTCTTATCTTATCCATAACCATACGAGAGAATGATTGAAAGAATTGGAGGAGGGAGCAGCAGAGATAGTAGCAGCAAGTAGAATTGGGCATTTGAGCAATGGCTCTCCTCCTCCAAATTCCCGCTTCCAGTACGAGGACTACCGTTTCAACTCTGCTTTCCTCTCTTTCCTCATCTTCATCGCCTTCACTAACTTTTGCCCTCACTTCTTTTCCGCGTAAGAGTATAATAATTAATACCCCTCTTCTTTTTATCGCCATTTCTCCGTCTGTGCAtttttacacttttttttttggtttctttttccTGCAAAATATGTTCTTGATTGTTTAGAACTTCTGGGTTCTTTATTCCCTTCGTTGCTAGTGATTGTTCTGTTGCAAAGTCATTTGCTCTTTCCCTCCAGCTCAGCATCTTCAattggctcttttttttttcctttaaaaattttATCTTTGTCCTGCATTAATGCTGCTCAGTTGCCGAAACATTTGagccttcttcattttttttattggagATTCTGATCTTTTAGTCGTACCAAGTATCTAATTTCGTGTTCGTATGTTTCCAAGCACCCTTTTTCCCTGAATGTTTTGTCTTTCTGGTATTCCATCGACTATGTTGTCTGCGTTTTCTTCCAGTTGATTTATTTGTTGGatgttggatttttttttcccttgatcTGTTTCTCCATTTTGCGTGGATTTTAAAGTGGAGGTAGCTTTGCTTGAAATTTTTTCTGCCAAGGACATGTTATGGTTTTTCAGTTCATATAATGTGGATCAGATGCATTTTCAGATGTTGTTATGCCCAGACGCTTGAGAAATGTAGTTAATTATTCACAGCTTGTGTCATGTAGCCCTCGTATGAATCTAAGATCAGTTCAAAAGGATAATTCATTCCCATTTTCATTTAACATTTCATAGCTGTACTGGGTAAGATAatctgatttttcattttccttaaTCACTTGCCTTTTTGGTCTTTTTGCTAGTTTCCAGGCTGTGCAACAACCCTTTGGCTGCATATCCCAAACCGTATGTTGCATGCAGCATTCAGCCGCCTTTCCTTCAGAAGGAGAGGAGGGCACCGCTGGCTAAGGCATCTGCTGAAGGCGCGAACTCGGATGGGCCTGAGCTTCCGTCAGAGAGCGAGGAGGAAGATGTGCCCATTCAGAATCTTCCTCTGGAGTCCAAGCTTCAGCTGAAGCTTGAGCAGAAGATGAGGATGAAGTTGGCAAAGAAAATCAGGCTACGAAGAAAGAAGCTGGTTAGGAAGCGTCGCTTGAGGAAGAAGGGGCGATGGCCACCATCAAAGTTGAAGAAGAACAAGAATGTTTAGTGTTTGTCGGAAGACATCTTCCAGGTTGAGTGCTGGCACATTTTCTTGCTTATGCTTGTTGGCATTCATCTTCCATCACTTCCATCAGTTAATTTTTGTGTAATGTAGTTAGAAACTCAGCTGCTAAGTACAAATGCATAACTTCCAAATGGTTTATCAAATCAAGAGATCTATTGTATTGACCGGGTTGCTTTTGCTCTTTGTGCTGGACTATTCTAGGCATTACCAGATGATcggcagattttttttttttttttcacttttgtcaCATCTAGATTCATCAAAATTAGTGAAATCACCATTATACTCAGTTTGGCCCTTTTTCGATCAGTTATAATTGCATTTTCTGGTTACCTTTTGTTCTTGGGGCAGTTGACTTGTTTGTGAATTCTTATACGGTTTGTGCTGGAGGCTATATGATCATCAAAGCTGAGAAAATTCCTTCTACTTCTTATAAACCAGGTACTTATATCCGAATAAAATGTGAATGCTCTATAGCATGCTGGGAACAGCTGAAACAGTGTTGTTTATTCTCttataaaaaataacaaaaatacaaCTTAAACTGATTT
Protein-coding sequences here:
- the LOC113696659 gene encoding large ribosomal subunit protein cL37 alpha, which codes for MALLLQIPASSTRTTVSTLLSSLSSSSSPSLTFALTSFPLSRLCNNPLAAYPKPYVACSIQPPFLQKERRAPLAKASAEGANSDGPELPSESEEEDVPIQNLPLESKLQLKLEQKMRMKLAKKIRLRRKKLVRKRRLRKKGRWPPSKLKKNKNV